A stretch of the Rhizobium sullae genome encodes the following:
- a CDS encoding LuxR family transcriptional regulator produces the protein MEDSEADPAAILGVIRAETDAWLQRDFEAWADHWVQSPHTRRMEAWVSLGVRVDEGWDAIAARIKKIVERFPEKHTFAGRVRWEKVNVVIDRDMAWVTFDQIGSDTGEDRKRQLRILHRIDGVWKIGCAVVMECTVEEASCPLIEVDADVRILWTNRLARERILGHPGLAAAAGRLRARRRERDVGLRDAVRSAFCELQSQRPLNVVPKQAWAVKLGEDAAGVSLYCWVLLEDGRVLISFDDAETIERRIACAREVFSLSPAQTRLARLIIDGLELAAASDVLQVSVNTLRTQLQRIFDKTGVRSQAALVRTLLSTEAPTK, from the coding sequence ATGGAAGACAGCGAGGCTGACCCGGCGGCGATCCTGGGAGTGATCCGCGCCGAGACCGATGCCTGGTTGCAGCGGGACTTCGAAGCATGGGCGGACCATTGGGTGCAATCGCCCCACACCCGACGCATGGAAGCTTGGGTTTCGCTCGGCGTGCGGGTGGACGAAGGCTGGGATGCGATCGCTGCACGGATTAAGAAAATCGTGGAGAGATTTCCGGAGAAACATACCTTTGCGGGCCGCGTCCGCTGGGAAAAGGTCAACGTCGTCATCGACCGGGACATGGCTTGGGTGACTTTCGACCAGATCGGCAGCGACACTGGCGAGGATCGCAAGCGCCAGCTTCGGATTCTTCACCGGATTGACGGCGTCTGGAAGATCGGCTGTGCAGTGGTGATGGAGTGCACGGTCGAGGAGGCGAGCTGTCCGCTGATAGAAGTTGACGCAGACGTGCGGATTCTCTGGACGAACCGGCTTGCGCGGGAGCGCATACTCGGCCATCCGGGCCTGGCCGCCGCCGCCGGAAGGCTGCGCGCCCGGCGGCGTGAACGCGACGTTGGGTTGCGTGACGCAGTGCGCTCGGCTTTCTGCGAGTTGCAGAGCCAGCGCCCATTGAACGTCGTGCCGAAACAGGCCTGGGCCGTGAAGCTCGGCGAGGATGCTGCGGGAGTGTCGCTCTACTGCTGGGTCCTGCTCGAGGATGGCAGGGTGCTGATCTCCTTCGACGACGCTGAGACGATCGAACGCCGGATCGCTTGTGCGCGGGAGGTCTTCAGCCTCTCACCAGCACAGACCCGACTTGCGCGTCTGATCATCGATGGCCTGGAACTCGCAGCGGCCTCCGATGTGCTCCAGGTCAGCGTCAACACGCTGCGTACCCAGTTACAGCGAATCTTCGACAAGACCGGCGTGCGAAGCCAGGCCGCGCTAGTCCGTACGCTGTTGAGCACCGAGGCTCCGACCAAATAA
- a CDS encoding arylsulfatase — protein MQIRGLLGAIVLSATTALTVAGVSQAQEQAKPNILVIFGDDIGQTNLSTYSFGLMGYRTPNIDRIANEGMKFTDYYAEQSCTAGRSTFLTGQSTLRTGLSKVGLPGADVGIQASDVTIASALKDQGYATGQFGKNHLGDRDEFLPTAHGFDEFFGNLYHLNAEEEPEDFNYPRDPAFRKQFGPRGVIKASADGKIEDTGPLTRKRMETVDDETSAAAIDFINRQAQAKKPFFVWMNTTRMHFRTHVRPENRSQPGLTALTEYADGMIETDKVVGTILDKLDELNIDENTIVIYTTDNGPHQNSWPDAGTTPFRSEKNTNWEGAFRVPAMIRWPGHIEPGSVANGIFSGLDWFPTLLAAAGDANIKDRLLAGATVNGKQYKNHLDGYNQLPHLTGETDEGARKEFFYFNDDGELVAMRYENWKLVFSEQRATGTLRIWAEPFTPLRVPKMFDLRADPYERADITSNTYYDWVLTRAYLVVPAQAFVAKFLGTFAEFPPAQRPASFSIDQIQERVTEQFNSVGGGQ, from the coding sequence ATGCAAATACGAGGACTGCTGGGGGCAATCGTGCTCTCGGCCACGACCGCGCTGACAGTCGCTGGGGTGTCGCAGGCGCAGGAACAGGCCAAGCCGAACATTCTTGTCATTTTCGGCGACGACATCGGTCAGACCAACCTGTCGACCTACAGCTTCGGCCTCATGGGGTATCGGACCCCGAACATCGACCGGATCGCCAACGAAGGCATGAAGTTCACCGACTACTACGCCGAGCAGAGCTGCACGGCCGGTCGCTCGACGTTTCTGACCGGCCAATCGACGCTGCGCACCGGCCTATCCAAGGTAGGCCTGCCCGGCGCGGATGTCGGGATCCAGGCGAGCGACGTCACCATCGCCTCGGCGCTCAAGGACCAGGGCTATGCCACCGGCCAGTTCGGCAAGAATCATCTGGGCGACCGCGACGAGTTCCTGCCGACCGCCCATGGTTTCGACGAATTCTTCGGCAATCTCTACCATCTCAATGCCGAAGAGGAGCCTGAAGACTTCAACTATCCGCGGGACCCTGCCTTCCGCAAGCAATTCGGCCCGCGCGGCGTCATCAAGGCGTCGGCCGACGGCAAGATCGAGGATACCGGGCCGCTAACGCGCAAGAGGATGGAGACCGTCGACGACGAGACCTCCGCCGCAGCGATAGACTTTATCAACCGGCAGGCTCAAGCGAAGAAGCCGTTCTTCGTGTGGATGAATACGACGCGGATGCACTTTCGCACCCATGTCCGGCCCGAGAATCGCAGCCAGCCAGGCTTGACCGCGCTCACCGAATATGCGGACGGCATGATCGAAACCGACAAGGTGGTCGGCACCATCCTCGACAAGCTCGACGAACTCAACATCGACGAAAACACCATCGTCATCTACACGACAGACAACGGACCGCACCAGAACTCCTGGCCCGATGCCGGCACGACGCCGTTCCGCAGCGAGAAGAACACCAACTGGGAAGGCGCATTCCGCGTTCCTGCGATGATCCGCTGGCCGGGACACATCGAGCCAGGTTCGGTCGCCAATGGCATCTTTTCAGGCCTCGACTGGTTCCCGACGTTGCTCGCCGCCGCCGGCGATGCCAATATCAAGGATCGGCTGCTGGCCGGCGCGACCGTCAACGGCAAACAATACAAAAATCACCTCGACGGCTACAACCAGCTCCCCCACCTAACCGGCGAGACCGACGAGGGCGCCCGCAAGGAGTTCTTCTACTTCAACGACGACGGCGAGCTCGTGGCCATGCGCTACGAGAACTGGAAGCTGGTGTTCTCGGAGCAGCGGGCAACCGGCACCCTCCGGATCTGGGCCGAGCCCTTCACGCCCCTGCGTGTGCCGAAGATGTTCGACCTGCGCGCCGACCCATACGAACGTGCCGACATCACTTCGAATACTTATTATGATTGGGTGCTTACGCGTGCATATCTGGTTGTTCCAGCGCAAGCCTTCGTTGCAAAGTTCCTCGGCACGTTCGCCGAGTTTCCTCCGGCGCAACGTCCCGCGAGCTTCTCGATCGACCAGATCCAGGAGCGCGTAACCGAGCAGTTCAACAGCGTCGGCGGCGGCCAATAG
- a CDS encoding BatD family protein: MSIWSRCVHLALLLWCVSVATPALTADPLARATLQSKRTLYVGQQVLVDVDMLVPNYFLQPPQFPAIDLPGAIVTLQDGRALNLNETIEGTSYSGIRRTYVITTQRDGEFTLPPAEITFGYAAVPGQTTQGKASLPPLRFTVKAAPGGATGGSGVVAAKLTITQDLDRDPKTLKAGDTLLRTITVRAEGLRAMMIPVPEFPVPQGIRTYRQDPVLSEETDRTGQPVAGVRKDVVQYLFQDTGQYELPAIELSWFDPATAATESASAPSLTVSVAATPAPVSSLAPPGPEPDASPFNWLLAGVTAAVALVTGVAIWLLAQGLTRLEEALESRRSESRDSEAALFRHVEQACHNGSPLEIAKTFDRWSRKAGVVPLRPWLVRFGDEETVKAFDAQQQALYGNAGPPHLSGDRLGSGIRKARSAWLIGADPKPSLWRGRILPQLNPSWDGG; encoded by the coding sequence ATGAGCATCTGGTCGCGCTGCGTTCACCTCGCCCTGCTGCTCTGGTGCGTCTCGGTCGCCACGCCGGCACTTACCGCCGACCCGCTTGCCCGGGCGACGCTGCAATCCAAAAGAACGCTCTATGTGGGCCAGCAGGTGCTTGTCGATGTTGATATGCTCGTGCCCAACTATTTCCTGCAGCCGCCCCAGTTTCCGGCGATCGATCTGCCCGGCGCGATTGTGACGCTGCAGGATGGGCGGGCATTGAACCTCAACGAGACGATCGAGGGGACAAGCTATTCCGGCATCCGCCGCACCTATGTCATTACCACGCAAAGAGACGGCGAATTCACCCTGCCGCCGGCGGAGATCACCTTCGGCTATGCCGCCGTTCCGGGCCAGACGACACAGGGCAAGGCAAGCCTGCCGCCGCTGCGGTTCACCGTCAAGGCAGCCCCCGGCGGTGCGACCGGTGGTTCCGGCGTCGTGGCCGCAAAGCTAACCATCACGCAGGATCTCGACCGCGATCCCAAAACGTTGAAGGCCGGCGATACGCTGCTCCGGACGATTACCGTTCGCGCAGAAGGCCTTCGCGCGATGATGATTCCGGTCCCGGAATTTCCGGTACCCCAAGGCATCCGCACCTACCGGCAAGACCCGGTTTTGTCTGAGGAAACAGATCGGACAGGGCAGCCTGTCGCTGGTGTCAGGAAGGATGTGGTTCAATATCTTTTCCAGGACACCGGGCAATACGAACTCCCGGCGATCGAACTCAGCTGGTTCGATCCGGCGACGGCGGCAACCGAATCGGCTTCGGCCCCTTCGCTCACTGTTTCCGTTGCAGCGACGCCCGCTCCCGTGAGCTCTCTGGCGCCGCCGGGGCCTGAGCCGGATGCCTCGCCGTTCAACTGGCTTCTCGCCGGCGTGACCGCTGCTGTTGCATTGGTCACGGGGGTTGCCATCTGGCTTCTCGCCCAGGGGCTTACGAGGCTGGAGGAAGCCTTGGAGTCGCGCCGATCGGAATCGCGCGACTCCGAAGCTGCCCTTTTCCGCCATGTCGAACAGGCCTGCCACAACGGATCGCCGCTGGAGATCGCCAAAACCTTCGATCGCTGGTCGCGCAAGGCGGGTGTCGTGCCCCTGCGGCCGTGGCTCGTTCGTTTCGGCGACGAAGAAACTGTGAAAGCCTTCGATGCTCAACAACAGGCGCTCTACGGAAACGCTGGTCCGCCACATCTATCGGGCGACCGGCTGGGCTCCGGCATTCGCAAAGCGCGTAGCGCATGGCTGATCGGGGCTGATCCCAAACCCAGCCTTTGGCGCGGCAGGATCCTGCCGCAACTCAATCCCAGCTGGGACGGTGGATAA
- a CDS encoding VWA domain-containing protein, whose protein sequence is MITDFHFLRPWWLLAVVSAALLVWLIDRQTDMRARWRNLIAPNLLEHLLIDHVRTRGLRPVHLIAGLLALSAIAAAGPTWEKERPPFVEDRAPLAIAIDLGPTMDATDISPTRLERVKLKVQDIMERRKGARTALFAYAGSAHMVLPLTDDASLVATYVAALSPALMPVQGKDTAKVLEVIETALADETAPGTILFMTDGVERASFPAFADYKGRNDLMVLGVGTPEGGPVRIGNGEYLTDASGARVQARLDVDALKGLQSVSGVQVATVTLDDGDVDWIVRRIQSAFTQKTDEGLQRWRDFGWYLTIPIALLVILTFRRGHKIHWLGMLVVLLLPLGVATKAEAADFVDAWLTQDQQGQRSFRSGDYGAAADHFEDVAWRGAALYRAGQHQDAIDAFAQSTDAGSYYNQGNALMHLDKAEEAITAYQQALKQRPAWPEAEANLKLAERRKKEKDDQEKEQQQEQAGLDPDQIQFDDKGKKGKEGQVNVAAQTAEMWMRNIQVSPADLLARKFAIEASGEKPK, encoded by the coding sequence ATGATCACCGACTTTCATTTCCTGCGTCCCTGGTGGCTCCTGGCCGTGGTTTCGGCGGCGCTGCTCGTCTGGCTCATCGACCGGCAGACGGATATGCGGGCGCGCTGGCGAAATCTCATCGCCCCGAACCTGCTCGAACATCTTCTGATCGACCACGTCCGCACCCGTGGTCTGCGCCCGGTCCACCTCATCGCCGGGCTGCTTGCCCTCTCGGCTATCGCTGCGGCGGGGCCGACCTGGGAGAAGGAGCGTCCGCCCTTCGTCGAGGACCGGGCTCCGCTCGCCATCGCCATCGATCTCGGCCCGACGATGGATGCGACCGACATCTCGCCGACCCGGCTCGAACGCGTCAAGCTCAAGGTGCAGGACATCATGGAGCGACGGAAGGGCGCACGCACGGCGCTGTTTGCCTATGCGGGCTCGGCCCATATGGTGCTACCCCTTACCGACGACGCCTCTCTCGTCGCAACCTACGTCGCCGCTCTCTCACCGGCGCTGATGCCGGTGCAGGGCAAGGACACGGCCAAGGTGCTGGAAGTCATCGAGACAGCACTGGCAGACGAAACAGCGCCCGGCACCATTCTGTTCATGACGGATGGCGTTGAGCGCGCCTCGTTCCCGGCCTTTGCCGACTACAAGGGCCGCAACGACCTGATGGTGCTCGGCGTCGGCACGCCGGAAGGCGGCCCCGTCAGGATCGGCAACGGCGAGTATTTGACCGATGCCAGCGGCGCGCGCGTCCAGGCTAGGCTGGATGTCGATGCGCTGAAGGGGCTACAGTCCGTTTCCGGCGTGCAAGTCGCGACGGTTACCCTCGATGACGGGGATGTCGACTGGATTGTGCGTCGAATCCAGAGCGCCTTTACTCAGAAGACAGACGAGGGGCTGCAACGTTGGCGCGATTTCGGCTGGTATCTGACGATACCGATCGCCCTGCTCGTCATTCTGACGTTCCGCCGCGGCCACAAGATCCACTGGTTGGGAATGCTTGTCGTCCTGCTGCTTCCCCTCGGTGTTGCGACGAAGGCAGAGGCCGCCGACTTTGTTGACGCCTGGTTGACGCAAGATCAGCAAGGGCAGCGCTCCTTCCGGAGCGGCGATTATGGCGCAGCCGCCGATCATTTCGAAGACGTTGCCTGGCGCGGTGCGGCGCTCTATCGCGCCGGCCAACATCAGGACGCCATCGATGCCTTCGCGCAATCGACCGATGCCGGAAGCTATTACAATCAGGGCAATGCCTTGATGCATCTCGACAAGGCCGAAGAGGCCATCACCGCCTACCAGCAGGCACTAAAGCAGAGGCCGGCCTGGCCCGAGGCTGAGGCCAACCTGAAGCTGGCCGAACGGCGCAAAAAGGAAAAGGACGACCAGGAGAAGGAACAGCAACAGGAGCAGGCGGGCCTCGACCCCGACCAGATCCAGTTCGACGACAAGGGGAAGAAGGGCAAGGAGGGCCAGGTCAACGTCGCGGCGCAAACCGCCGAGATGTGGATGCGCAACATCCAGGTGTCGCCGGCCGATCTCCTGGCGCGCAAGTTCGCGATCGAAGCTTCGGGAGAAAAGCCGAAATGA
- a CDS encoding vWA domain-containing protein — MYALDHPWLLLLLPAPLIVWWLLPPYREQTPAVRIPFFDDITKAAGIGATEGSVVPRANLLQKIIAPICWLLVLLALARPQFVEPPIEKTEPQRDLMLALDLSQSMDTRDFSDPQGNVRARVDAVKEVVADFVEKRSNDRLGLIAFGNAPYPLVPFTMDHGTVRMMLADTLPGMAGPRTALGDAIGLSIKLFQQSQAPDKVLIVLTDGNDTASKMAPDKAADIAKENRILIHAVGIGDPNAQGEDKLDAATLQKIAATTGGRYFFGGDEKALADIYVLLDQITPANQKTLSWQPRIELFHYPLGAAILLVLVYHLLMWMVSAHAARRGDEEAEA; from the coding sequence ATGTACGCCCTTGATCACCCTTGGTTGTTGCTTCTCCTTCCGGCGCCGCTGATCGTCTGGTGGCTGCTGCCGCCCTATCGCGAGCAGACGCCGGCGGTCCGCATTCCTTTCTTCGACGATATCACCAAGGCGGCTGGCATCGGCGCGACGGAAGGCTCCGTCGTGCCACGGGCCAATCTGCTTCAGAAGATCATTGCACCCATCTGCTGGCTGCTTGTGTTGCTCGCATTAGCGCGGCCGCAATTCGTCGAACCGCCGATCGAAAAGACCGAACCGCAGCGTGACCTGATGCTGGCGCTCGACCTCTCGCAATCCATGGATACCCGCGATTTTAGCGATCCGCAGGGGAATGTGCGGGCCCGTGTCGATGCCGTGAAAGAGGTCGTGGCCGATTTCGTCGAAAAACGGTCAAATGACCGTCTCGGCTTGATCGCCTTCGGTAATGCGCCCTATCCACTCGTGCCTTTCACTATGGACCACGGCACGGTGCGCATGATGCTCGCCGATACGCTGCCGGGCATGGCCGGCCCAAGGACCGCGCTGGGCGACGCCATCGGCCTGTCGATCAAGCTCTTCCAGCAAAGCCAGGCGCCGGACAAGGTGCTGATCGTCCTGACCGACGGCAACGACACGGCGAGCAAGATGGCGCCGGACAAGGCGGCCGACATCGCCAAGGAGAACCGTATCCTGATCCACGCCGTCGGTATCGGCGATCCGAATGCGCAAGGCGAGGACAAGCTCGACGCCGCGACGCTGCAAAAAATCGCCGCCACGACCGGCGGCCGCTATTTCTTCGGGGGCGACGAAAAGGCGCTCGCCGATATTTACGTCCTGCTCGACCAGATTACGCCCGCCAACCAGAAGACGCTGAGCTGGCAGCCGCGCATCGAGCTTTTCCATTACCCCCTCGGCGCCGCGATCCTGCTCGTCTTGGTCTATCACCTCCTGATGTGGATGGTCTCGGCCCATGCCGCGCGCCGAGGAGATGAGGAGGCCGAGGCATGA
- a CDS encoding DUF4381 domain-containing protein, giving the protein MDPTTPPKDPMLEATLRQMADIVLPQPVSMMPATWGWAALTGVVVLVLAYALWRWLRRHAQNRYRRDALADLAALEARIGGDAERLQALAMLPAIVKRTALAVWPREQVASLSGREWGEFLRDHAGKAQIDAGSYHFFAETEYRLSGRPLLNDAAARRVFAAARQWIEAHDVRP; this is encoded by the coding sequence ATGGATCCGACTACGCCGCCGAAAGATCCGATGCTCGAGGCCACCTTGCGACAGATGGCCGATATTGTCCTGCCCCAGCCGGTCTCGATGATGCCTGCGACCTGGGGCTGGGCCGCACTGACAGGCGTTGTCGTGCTTGTCCTCGCCTATGCACTCTGGCGCTGGCTTCGCCGCCACGCACAAAACCGTTACCGGCGGGATGCGCTTGCCGATCTCGCCGCGCTGGAAGCCCGGATCGGGGGAGATGCCGAACGTCTGCAGGCGTTGGCGATGCTGCCCGCGATCGTCAAGCGCACGGCGCTTGCCGTCTGGCCCCGCGAACAGGTCGCATCGCTCAGCGGTCGGGAATGGGGAGAGTTCCTGCGAGACCACGCCGGCAAGGCGCAGATCGACGCGGGGAGCTACCACTTCTTTGCCGAAACTGAATATCGGCTGTCGGGTCGTCCCTTGCTGAATGACGCCGCGGCCCGGCGCGTATTTGCCGCAGCCCGCCAGTGGATCGAGGCACACGATGTACGCCCTTGA
- a CDS encoding DUF58 domain-containing protein: MAISVSAFARTTGIKRSTETGTKGVYVSVDDLAALEPIARDLTFLRKTPVHRLLAGRHESRIRGRGLSFEELRNYLPGDDIRTIDWRVTARTGKPFVRVYDEEKDRPALVIVDQRINMFFGSRRSLKSVAAAEAAALCAWRVTALGDRVGGLVFNDVAEEALRPHRSREAVIRFSEAISKENKALSATSDMPRTPARLDAVLSKVAAVAQHDHLIIVVSDFDGHSPATRDLLLKMSVANDVICILVYDPFLLELPHQGEMVVSGGALQAELQFSRNTVRDAVDSFARNRGRELLSWQRDMGLPMLAVSAAEEVAPQLRSLLGQLAWRQRRR, encoded by the coding sequence ATGGCAATTTCTGTGTCCGCCTTTGCCAGGACGACGGGGATCAAGCGATCGACGGAGACCGGCACGAAAGGCGTCTATGTCAGCGTCGATGACCTCGCTGCGCTCGAGCCGATCGCCCGCGATCTGACTTTCCTGCGCAAGACGCCCGTACATCGCCTGCTTGCCGGCCGCCATGAGTCACGCATACGCGGCCGGGGCTTGAGCTTCGAAGAGCTGCGCAACTACTTGCCGGGCGACGATATCCGTACCATCGACTGGCGTGTTACGGCTCGCACCGGAAAGCCCTTCGTGCGCGTGTATGACGAGGAGAAGGATCGGCCGGCGCTGGTCATCGTCGACCAACGCATCAACATGTTCTTCGGCAGTCGGCGATCGCTGAAGTCGGTCGCAGCGGCTGAGGCTGCAGCACTGTGCGCCTGGCGCGTGACGGCGCTCGGCGATCGCGTCGGAGGCCTTGTATTCAACGACGTCGCGGAGGAAGCGCTGCGCCCCCACCGCAGCCGCGAAGCCGTCATTCGCTTCTCTGAGGCGATCTCCAAAGAGAACAAGGCACTCAGCGCGACGTCCGACATGCCGAGGACGCCGGCTCGGCTCGATGCCGTGTTGTCGAAGGTCGCGGCTGTCGCGCAACACGATCACCTGATTATCGTGGTCTCCGACTTCGACGGCCACAGCCCGGCCACTCGCGATCTTCTCTTGAAGATGTCGGTGGCAAACGACGTCATCTGCATCCTTGTCTACGATCCCTTCCTTCTAGAGCTGCCGCACCAGGGCGAGATGGTGGTGAGCGGCGGCGCGTTGCAGGCCGAGCTGCAGTTTTCACGAAACACCGTGCGCGATGCGGTCGACAGTTTCGCGCGCAACCGAGGCCGCGAGTTGCTCTCCTGGCAGCGGGACATGGGGCTGCCGATGCTGGCGGTTTCCGCAGCTGAGGAAGTTGCCCCCCAATTGCGCTCGCTGCTCGGCCAGCTTGCCTGGCGGCAAAGGAGGCGGTGA
- a CDS encoding AAA family ATPase: MAHREDIQTLGNRIGQSIIGQEAMIERLLIGLLANGHLLVEGLPGLAKTRAIKSLAKNLEADLSRIQFTPDLLPSDITGSEVYFSAGGKGEFKFQEGPIFANLILADEINRAPAKVQSALLEAMEERQITVGGQTHPLPELFLVMATQNPIEQEGTYPLPEAQLDRFLMHVRVDYPDAKSEAAIMELVRSEEKQAHGHSGGPEKLAAEVVLSARREISDITVSKAIEDYIVALVMATRYPDKIDADLAKWVQVGVSPRGVIGLDKVSRTHAWMNGRDFVTPDDVQQTVNDVFRHRLILSYEAHAGGITADQAIDRIVEKVATA, translated from the coding sequence ATGGCACATCGGGAAGACATTCAGACTCTTGGCAACCGCATCGGACAATCGATCATCGGTCAGGAGGCAATGATCGAGCGGCTGCTGATCGGCCTGCTTGCCAACGGACATCTTCTGGTGGAAGGGCTGCCGGGTCTTGCCAAGACCCGCGCGATCAAGAGCCTCGCCAAGAACCTGGAGGCCGACCTCTCTCGCATCCAGTTCACGCCAGACCTGCTTCCTTCTGACATTACCGGCTCCGAAGTTTATTTCAGCGCCGGGGGCAAGGGCGAGTTCAAATTCCAGGAAGGACCGATCTTCGCCAACCTCATCCTTGCCGACGAAATCAACCGCGCGCCGGCCAAGGTGCAATCAGCCCTACTTGAAGCGATGGAGGAACGGCAGATAACGGTCGGCGGCCAGACCCATCCACTGCCAGAGTTGTTCCTGGTGATGGCTACCCAGAACCCGATCGAGCAGGAAGGCACTTACCCGCTGCCGGAAGCTCAGCTCGACCGCTTCCTCATGCACGTGCGTGTCGACTATCCGGATGCCAAGTCGGAAGCAGCGATCATGGAGCTGGTGCGTTCCGAAGAGAAACAAGCCCATGGTCACAGCGGCGGCCCGGAGAAACTCGCAGCTGAAGTGGTACTCTCTGCCCGCCGGGAAATCTCCGACATCACGGTCTCGAAAGCGATCGAGGACTATATAGTGGCGCTGGTGATGGCGACCCGCTATCCCGACAAGATCGATGCCGATCTTGCCAAATGGGTGCAGGTCGGCGTCAGCCCGCGCGGTGTTATCGGCCTTGACAAGGTTTCTCGTACCCACGCCTGGATGAATGGTCGCGATTTTGTCACGCCCGACGACGTACAGCAGACGGTTAACGACGTCTTCCGCCACAGGCTCATACTGTCCTACGAAGCCCATGCCGGCGGCATTACGGCGGACCAGGCGATCGACCGGATCGTGGAAAAGGTGGCGACTGCCTGA
- a CDS encoding formylglycine-generating enzyme family protein: MQISELRVEQEGLQPGMVWIGGGTFMMGSNDHYPEEAPAHPVKVDGFWMDEVPVTNRDFLAFVNATGYVTFAEKRPEAHNYPGAPQQNLRAGSLVFTPPTKPLQGRDIAQWWIFTHGANWRRPLGRKSSIGTILDHPVVHIAFCDAEAYAAWAGKELPTEAEWEFAGRGGLDQAEFAWGDELTPGGKHMANTWQGGFPTQNLLEDGYDRTSPIRSYPPNGYGLYDMIGNTWEWTTDFWTTRHPEAAAKPCCIPFNPRNLDADASINPAQAELAIPRKVLKGGSHLCAPNYCRRYRPAARHAQETDTSTSHVGFRCVVRK, translated from the coding sequence ATGCAGATATCCGAATTGCGCGTCGAACAGGAAGGCCTACAGCCGGGCATGGTCTGGATCGGCGGCGGAACCTTCATGATGGGATCCAACGATCACTACCCGGAGGAGGCACCTGCCCATCCCGTCAAGGTCGATGGGTTCTGGATGGACGAAGTGCCCGTCACCAATCGCGATTTTCTCGCCTTCGTCAATGCGACCGGCTATGTCACCTTTGCCGAAAAGCGACCCGAGGCGCACAACTATCCCGGCGCGCCGCAGCAGAATTTGCGGGCTGGCTCGCTCGTCTTCACGCCGCCGACGAAGCCGCTACAGGGACGCGATATCGCGCAATGGTGGATATTCACCCACGGCGCGAACTGGCGCCGGCCGCTTGGCCGCAAGAGCAGCATCGGCACGATCCTCGATCATCCCGTCGTGCACATTGCCTTCTGCGACGCCGAAGCCTATGCCGCCTGGGCCGGCAAAGAGCTGCCGACGGAAGCCGAGTGGGAGTTTGCCGGCCGCGGCGGGCTTGACCAGGCGGAATTCGCATGGGGCGACGAACTGACTCCTGGCGGTAAGCACATGGCCAACACCTGGCAGGGCGGCTTTCCGACCCAGAACCTGCTGGAGGACGGCTACGACCGTACGTCGCCGATCCGTTCCTATCCGCCGAACGGATACGGCCTCTACGACATGATCGGCAATACCTGGGAATGGACGACGGATTTCTGGACGACACGCCATCCGGAAGCGGCCGCGAAGCCCTGCTGCATCCCCTTCAATCCGCGCAACCTCGATGCTGACGCGAGCATCAACCCGGCCCAGGCCGAGCTCGCCATCCCCCGCAAGGTGCTTAAGGGCGGATCGCATTTGTGCGCGCCGAACTACTGCCGGCGCTACCGTCCTGCCGCACGCCATGCGCAGGAGACCGACACGTCCACAAGCCATGTGGGCTTCCGCTGTGTCGTTCGGAAATAA
- a CDS encoding transglycosylase SLT domain-containing protein, producing the protein MENRFFAVLRMLCGLVGVAFIPGAATGQETAMSLGKYTGDFGAMEKRRLGIKDISSSADSNIQAGNKYLRHLIDTYIADPQLTPREQLLFAFAAYNAGPGNLRKFRARQGKWGSTRTAGSEMSKTARLPSSDAKPSSTSATSMNTTSPTTC; encoded by the coding sequence ATGGAAAACCGGTTTTTCGCCGTACTCCGGATGCTGTGCGGGCTGGTCGGCGTCGCGTTCATTCCTGGCGCTGCCACGGGGCAGGAAACGGCGATGTCGCTGGGTAAATATACCGGCGATTTCGGCGCGATGGAAAAGCGCCGCCTCGGCATCAAGGATATTTCGTCGAGCGCTGACAGCAACATCCAGGCCGGCAACAAGTATCTGCGCCATCTGATCGACACTTATATCGCCGACCCGCAGCTGACGCCGCGCGAACAGCTCCTCTTTGCTTTCGCCGCCTACAATGCCGGGCCGGGAAATCTGCGCAAATTCCGCGCCAGACAAGGGAAATGGGGCTCGACGAGAACCGCTGGTTCGGAAATGTCGAAAACGGCGCGGCTGCCATCGTCGGACGCGAAACCGTCCAGTACGTCAGCAACATCTATGAATACTACGTCGCCTACGACATGCTAG